The Clostridia bacterium DNA segment AAGAATTACAGGAGATGTTACAACATTGCCAGACAAAACAAGAAAATAACCCGATACTAAAGGGCATTACTTTTTCTGCTGGTATTTCATCCTATCGGGCAGGATATACTGAAGTAGCCATCGTAAAGGCAGATGAGAAGCTTTATGAAGCGAAAAAGGCTGGTCGTAACAAGGTGATTGCTTAGTAACAGGGGCTTTGTTTCATAAAAGCTCTGATAACATTTGATACTAGTAGCCAAATTGATAAAAAAGAATCTTTGGATTCTTTTTTTTTGTACAAATTTTGTTCTGAACAGCAAATGTTTTATTCCCATTTTTATCGAAATATTAAAAAGGACAAGGGAGTAAATACGATTTAGGAGGAATAATTATGAGGAAGATCAAAATTGCTCTTGCTTTATCACTATGTTTTGTGATGATTGTTTTTTCAATAGCTTGTTCTAATTCAGTAGATATAGGAAATGAGCTCGATGGAGGAATTGCTGAAACGGATGGTACAGATACACCTTCTGCTGCCTTGCTCTTAAATGGACCAATTAGTGATATGGGATGGAATGCTTCTGCCTACAGCGCTTTAGAAATGATTAAAGAAAAATATGGTGCAGAAATATCTTTTGCCGAAAGTGTTAGCCAATCTGATATGGAAGAGGTATATCGTAGCTATGCAACTGCTGGTTTTGATATCATTTATGGACATGGTTCTCAATTCACGGATGCTTGCCTGATTGTAGCAAGGGAATTCCCGGAAACACAATTCATTATCATTAACGGATCGGCAGCAGTGGAGCCCAACGTTGCCTGTATGCAGATTGCAGATGATCATCAAGGATTTTTGATGGGGGCTATTGCTGGTTTAATGACAAAAACTGGAACTGTCGGGGTTATGGGAGGCCTGGAAATCCCACCAATAACAAATGCGGTAAAAGGTTTCAAGGCTGGAGTGAAATATGTAAACCCAGAAGTAGAAGTTCTTTCAACTATGACGGGAAGCTTTGATGATGCAGCTAAAGCAAAAGAAACAACGCTTGCATTTATTGATGCTGGTGCAGATTATGTTGGTGCAATCGCGGGAGCAGCGGGAATGGGTTCAATAGAAGGTTGTCAAGACTGTGGAATATATGCCATCGGTGGAGCCGGCGGTGACCAAAGCAGTGCAGCCCCAGATACAGTTTTGGTTAGTGTTATCAAGGATGTTCCGGTACCTTTCATTTTTGCTTATGAAAAATATATGGATGGTACATTAGAACAAAAGAATTATCGAGTAGGTGTAAAAGAACATGCTGTTTACTATTCCTCTTTCCATGAATTCGAAGATTTTGTGCCACAAGAAGTGAAAGATGAACTAGAGAAGGTTATAACAGCCCTAGGAAACGATGAAATTGATTATGGGGATATTAGTTATTAGATGCCATCGATTTTTTTAATGATAAACATTTGACTTAATTGTCAAACATACATACCCAAAGAGAGAACCCATTCGTGGGTTTTTTCTTTGGGTATGGAGTATCGATAGGCTGGAGAAGATAAAATTCAAATGCTTATTATATATTATTCACCTAGCTTGTGGTGTATAATTTAACTAGTAGTTTTGGAAAATGAACTGTTTACAATTCAATATTAGGAGGCGCAATGAGAGTAATACATATAAGTGATCTGCACCTTGGAAAACGAGTGAATGAATTTCCCATGATGGAAGACCAAAAGCATATCATAGAACAAATATTGGCTATTGCTGAAGATGAAGAAGTGTCGGCAGTTATTATAGCGGGTGATATATATGATAAATCCTTGCCTTCTGCAGAAGCCATTGAATTGTTTGACCAGTTTTTGACAAATTTGGCAGAAAAGAAAATCCAGGTCTTTGGAATAAGCGGAAATCACGACAGTGCGGAAAGGGTTGGCTATTGTGCTGAAATCATGTGCCACCAAGGCATCCATTTATGCAAACCGTATAATGGTAAATTGCAGTGTATTGAAGTGATGGATAAATTTGGTCCATTGAATATTTACCTAATGCCATTTATTAAACCAGCCAATGTTCGTAGGTTTGATGAGAATATTGAAATTGGAAGCTATGAAGATGCTGTAAAGTCGGTTTTGCGAAGTGCAAACATTAATCCTGAGAGTCGAAATTTGCTACTTGCTCATCAATTTGTAACGCACAATGGTGTTCAACCCGAACGAAGCGACTCAGAAGTGATTTCTGTTGGCGGATTGGATAATATTGATTCATCCGTTTTTAAGGACTTTGACTATGTGGCTTTGGGACATATTCACCGACCACAAAACGTGGGAAGACCTACAATCCGCTATTCTGGCTCACCTCTTAAATATTCATTTTCAGAGGTGAATCATAATAAATCAGTTACGATCGTGGAATTAAGGGAAAAAGGAACTGTTTTGCTGAAAGAGGTAGCACTGACCCCAATACGGGATATGAAAAAGCTCAAGGGATCTATCACAGAACTTCTTTCAAGTGATTTTTATGAATCAATCAATACAAACGATTATTATCATATTACCCTAACAGATGAAGCTGTGATGGATGCCATAGGTAAACTTCGCATGGTATA contains these protein-coding regions:
- a CDS encoding BMP family protein, with the translated sequence MIVFSIACSNSVDIGNELDGGIAETDGTDTPSAALLLNGPISDMGWNASAYSALEMIKEKYGAEISFAESVSQSDMEEVYRSYATAGFDIIYGHGSQFTDACLIVAREFPETQFIIINGSAAVEPNVACMQIADDHQGFLMGAIAGLMTKTGTVGVMGGLEIPPITNAVKGFKAGVKYVNPEVEVLSTMTGSFDDAAKAKETTLAFIDAGADYVGAIAGAAGMGSIEGCQDCGIYAIGGAGGDQSSAAPDTVLVSVIKDVPVPFIFAYEKYMDGTLEQKNYRVGVKEHAVYYSSFHEFEDFVPQEVKDELEKVITALGNDEIDYGDISY
- a CDS encoding exonuclease SbcCD subunit D; its protein translation is MRVIHISDLHLGKRVNEFPMMEDQKHIIEQILAIAEDEEVSAVIIAGDIYDKSLPSAEAIELFDQFLTNLAEKKIQVFGISGNHDSAERVGYCAEIMCHQGIHLCKPYNGKLQCIEVMDKFGPLNIYLMPFIKPANVRRFDENIEIGSYEDAVKSVLRSANINPESRNLLLAHQFVTHNGVQPERSDSEVISVGGLDNIDSSVFKDFDYVALGHIHRPQNVGRPTIRYSGSPLKYSFSEVNHNKSVTIVELREKGTVLLKEVALTPIRDMKKLKGSITELLSSDFYESINTNDYYHITLTDEAVMDAIGKLRMVYPNIMRLEFESSSVEDSRKSVAMEKIELSNTLEIFEEFYERQNGTKMDQTKRDIIVKLLSEEV